From the Winogradskyella forsetii genome, the window AAAACGCTATTTCTTAGTAATTCCAATTCCGGGAATGTAATATCCAAATAGTATAACACAATTGCCATTCCTGCCAAAGCAACAAGCGCCCCAATAATACCTAATTGTACGCTTTTCCAAACAAACGGTTTGCGTATAAAACGTTTGGTAGCGCCAACCATTTGCATCGTTTTAATAATAAAGCGCTTAGAATATACGGCTAAGCGAATAGAACTATTAATCAATAAAACGGCAATTAACGTGAATAATCCGCTAATAATCAACACCCAAAACGTGATTTTTTTAACATTATCGTTCATTAATTCCACCAAGTCATTATCGTATCTAATTTCTTCAATAAAGGCTTTGTTGGATAAGCCTTCCGTAATTTCTGTTAATTGTTCTGTGGTAACGAAATCTGCTTTTAAGTGCACATCAATGGAATTTTTTAAGGGATTATAGCCCACAAAATCCATAAAATCCTCGCCAGTTTCGGCTTTCATAAATTCGGCGGCTTCCTCTTTAGATACATAAACCGCATCTTTAGTATAATCTGCCATCGCCAAACTCTTTTTGAGTTGATTGACTTCCACTTCTTTTGCCGTATCATTTAAATAAATAGTCATGACCACTTGTTCTTTAAAGTGATCAGCTACTTTTTTAGAGTTAATGACCAAAAGCCCTAAACAGCCTAAAAGAAACAATACCAAAGCGATACTAATCACTACAGATACGTAAGAGGATATGAGTTTACGTTTTTGATATTTGTCAAAAGATGATGCCATGGATTAATTAGAATTAATGCTGTAAAAATAATAAAGAAATTGCTCATGTTGAACATTACAACGTTTAGTTTTTAATTGTGTTGTAATAGGTTTAAATTTGCGCTCTAAAGTAAAGGTAAATTCACGCAAAGGCGCTAAGGCGCAAAGAAATTTATATAAAGATAGGCTTTGCGGCTCTGCGCCTTTGCGTGAAAGATAATTGATATGACATACAATTTCAACGATATAGAAAAAAAGTGGCAAGACTACTGGAGAGATAATCACACTTTTAAAGCTGAAAATAATTCGTATAAACCAAAATACTATGTGTTAGATATGTTCCCATATCCCTCTGGAGCAGGTCTGCACGTTGGGCATCCCTTAGGTTATATTGCTAGTGATATCTATGCGCGTTACAAGCGTCACAAAGGGTTTAACGTTTTGCACCCACAAGGTTATGATAGTTTTGGATTACCTGCGGAGCAGTATGCGATACAAACGGGTCAGCATCCTAGAATAACGACAGAAGAAAACATTAAAACCTACAGAAGACAATTAGATCAAATAGGGTTTTCTTTTGATTGGAGTCGTGAAGTGAGAACGTCTGATCCTAATTATTATAAATGGACCCAATGGATTTTTATTCAATTATTTGAATCTTGGTATAATAATGATGCTAACAAGGCGGAACATATTGATACTTTAATTGAAAAGTTTGCTACCGAAGGAAACACAAAGGTCAATGCAGCTTGTGATGATGATATTGAGTCCTTTTCAGCTGAGGATTGGAACACTTTTTCCGAAGTTGAACAACAAGCAATCCTTTTAAAATACCGATTGACGTATTTGGCCGAAACAGAAGTGAATTGGTGCCCAGAATTAGGAACCGTTCTAGCCAACGACGAAATCGTCAATGGTGTTTCCGAAAGAGGCGGCCATCCTGTGGTTAGAAAAAAAATGACCCAATGGAGCATGCGAATTTCAGCTTATGCAGAACGTCTGCTTCAAGGATTGGAAAATATAGACTGGACAGATGCACTAAAAGAAACACAGCGAAATTGGATTGGGAAATCGGTCGGAGCCTCAGTTACCTTTAATGTCATTCCGACAGAGCGCAGCGACGAGGAATCTCAAACTATATCCGTATTCACAACAAGAACAGATACCATCTTCGGTGTCTCATTCATGACATTAGCTCCAGAACACGAACTCGTGTCAAAAATCACAACACCAGAACAAAAAGAAGCCGTCGAAGCCTACATAGAAAAAACAGCCAAACGAAGCGAACGTGATCGGATGGCGGATGTAAAAACCATTTCAGGTGTTTTTACAGGCGCTTATGCAGAGCATCCATTTACCAAAGAACCCATCCCAATCTGGATTGGCGATTACGTGTTAGCAAGCTACGGAACAGGAGCCGTGATGTCAGTGCCATGTGGTGATCAACGTGATTTTGATTTTGCAAAACACTTCGGAATCCCAATTCCCAATATTTTTGAAGGTGTAGATATTTCAGCGGAGGCCTATGGTTCTAAAGACAACGTAAAATTAAAAAATAGTGATTTCCTTAACGGCATGAACTATAAAAAAGCCACCAAACGTGCCATTTACGAATTAGAACAACTCGAACAAGGCGAAGGCAAAACCAATTACCGTTTAAGAGATGCTGTCTTCTCCAGACAACGGTATTGGGGCGAACCGTTTCCAGTATATTATGTCAACGGCATGCCGCAAATGATAGAAAAGGAGCATTTACCGATTGTACTACCGGAAGTTGAAAAATACTTACCAACCGAAGAAGGCGAGCCACCTTTGGGACGTGCTGATGTTTGGGCTTGGGATATAAAGCAGTTTACAGTGGTCAGTAATGAGTTGATAGACCATAAAACCGTATTTCCTTTAGAACTCAACACTATGCCAGGTTGGGCAGGAAGTTCTTGGTATTTCTTTCGCTATATGGAAGACGCAGCCCATAGAGATGGTGTTTTTGCAAGTGAGGATGCGCTTAAGTACTGGGAAAATGTAGATTTATATATTGGTGGAAGCGAACATGCCACAGGTCATTTACTCTACTCGCGTTTTTGGGTAAAATTATTGAAAGATAGAGGTTTTGTCAATGTGGAAGAGCCTTTTAAAAAGTTGATTAACCAAGGGATGATTTTGGGGACTAGTGCTTTTGTATATATTTTGGAACCAATCATTAGTTACAAAAATCAAAACATGATAAATGGAAAAATTGTTCCATTACCTATATATGAAAACCATCGTTTTATTAGTTACAAATATATCGAGGAGGCTGATAAAATATATCAGAATGGAGATCAAAAGTTTTTTCACAATCAAAAAATTCAAAATAAATTGACTAATGAAATAAGAGAAAATTTAAGAGGTAGGACCATTGATGAAAAACTGTGTTCTTCTTCTCAAAAATATATTGATGATATTGACAATTGCGAAGTCTCTGCTTTATATTTTAGACCATTGCATGTCGATGTGACTTTTGTAAATGCTTCAAATGAGTTGGATATAGATGCATTCAAGAATTGGAGACAAGAGTATAATGATTCTGAATTTATCGAAGATGGTAGTGGAATAGTAAAAGTAGAACGGGATG encodes:
- a CDS encoding cell division protein FtsX, whose translation is MASSFDKYQKRKLISSYVSVVISIALVLFLLGCLGLLVINSKKVADHFKEQVVMTIYLNDTAKEVEVNQLKKSLAMADYTKDAVYVSKEEAAEFMKAETGEDFMDFVGYNPLKNSIDVHLKADFVTTEQLTEITEGLSNKAFIEEIRYDNDLVELMNDNVKKITFWVLIISGLFTLIAVLLINSSIRLAVYSKRFIIKTMQMVGATKRFIRKPFVWKSVQLGIIGALVALAGMAIVLYYLDITFPELELLRNSVLIAALFVGIFVLGILITWISTFIATQRFLNLKTDQLYY
- a CDS encoding leucine--tRNA ligase; the protein is MTYNFNDIEKKWQDYWRDNHTFKAENNSYKPKYYVLDMFPYPSGAGLHVGHPLGYIASDIYARYKRHKGFNVLHPQGYDSFGLPAEQYAIQTGQHPRITTEENIKTYRRQLDQIGFSFDWSREVRTSDPNYYKWTQWIFIQLFESWYNNDANKAEHIDTLIEKFATEGNTKVNAACDDDIESFSAEDWNTFSEVEQQAILLKYRLTYLAETEVNWCPELGTVLANDEIVNGVSERGGHPVVRKKMTQWSMRISAYAERLLQGLENIDWTDALKETQRNWIGKSVGASVTFNVIPTERSDEESQTISVFTTRTDTIFGVSFMTLAPEHELVSKITTPEQKEAVEAYIEKTAKRSERDRMADVKTISGVFTGAYAEHPFTKEPIPIWIGDYVLASYGTGAVMSVPCGDQRDFDFAKHFGIPIPNIFEGVDISAEAYGSKDNVKLKNSDFLNGMNYKKATKRAIYELEQLEQGEGKTNYRLRDAVFSRQRYWGEPFPVYYVNGMPQMIEKEHLPIVLPEVEKYLPTEEGEPPLGRADVWAWDIKQFTVVSNELIDHKTVFPLELNTMPGWAGSSWYFFRYMEDAAHRDGVFASEDALKYWENVDLYIGGSEHATGHLLYSRFWVKLLKDRGFVNVEEPFKKLINQGMILGTSAFVYILEPIISYKNQNMINGKIVPLPIYENHRFISYKYIEEADKIYQNGDQKFFHNQKIQNKLTNEIRENLRGRTIDEKLCSSSQKYIDDIDNCEVSALYFRPLHVDVTFVNASNELDIDAFKNWRQEYNDSEFIEDGSGIVKVERDVEKMSKSKYNVVNPDSICEDYGADSLRLYEMFLGPLEQYKPWNTAGITGVHNFLKKLWKLYHHGENGAFRVDSSPLGKSDGAFKTLHKTIKKVEEDIENFSFNTSVSTFMIAVNELTAQKCTSKDILEPLLILISPYAPHIAEELWSQLGHDESISTAPFPKFEEQYLVESSKEYPISFNGKMRFTMELPLDLSKDEIEAAVMANEKTMAQLDGRTPKKVIVVPGKIVNIVG